The genomic stretch CGGTTCACGACCCGGCTCCCCGATTCTCCAGCAGACGCTGCCGCCGGACCTCCTCGGTCGCCGGGATGTCCACGGTGAGGGAATCCGGATCGATGACCACCCCGTACACGTCGCGCGCGGTCTCCACCGACACCAACTCGTCCTCCACGTCCTTGAGCACCGCCAGCGGGTCACGGTCCAACGGGCTGCCGTAGCCGCCGCCCATGCCCAGCGTGTAGTAGAGGACGTCGTCCGGCCCGAGCTCGAAGCTCGCGTAGGGCAGCACCCGCGGCGTGCCGCCGAGTTCGTCGAGGGCCTGCGGCACCCGGTTGGCGCGAAGCTTCTCCCCGAGCGCGGTCCCCTCCAGGTGCACCAGGATGCTCGGCGCTCCGGGGTAGCCCCCGAAGATGCCGCGCCCGCCGTTGACGAGGCCGGCCACGCCGAAGGCGACGCCCTCTATCTTGCCCTCGGGGGCCTTGTGCACCGAGAACGCCATTTCCGCTCCCGTGCCGCCGCGAAACCGGCCCGCCCCCTGCTGGTCCTTGGCCTGGCGCCGGTACAGGAACAGCATCGGACAGTTCATCTCGAGCCACTCCACGTTGGGACAGGTCATGAAGTCGAGCTTGGTGGTGTCGACCCCGTCCATGGTGGCGCGGGCGCCGCTGCCGCTGAGGGGCGACATGGCCAGGCTCGTCGAATAGAACATGCCGTGCTGGTTGACCCCGGAGGTCCGCACCCGCCGTCCGCCCCAGATGCGCACCATGATCTCGTCGCGCCACGCCTCGCTGCCCGCCAGCATGCCGTTGAGCACCGACACCACCACGTACTTGGCGGTGGCGCCGCCCGAGGTGGTGTTGAGGGACACCGGCGCCGGGTGGGTGACATTCACCAGGGTCCCCGGCGGGGCGATGGTTTCGATGGGGCGGAACAAGCCGTGGTTCCGGGGAAAATCGTAGGCCACGGTCTCCACGAGGCCCTCGAAGCAGGTGCCGAAGGTGGCGTGGTACGGCAGGTTGACGCCGACGCTCGCCTGCGGGTCGGTGCCGGTGAAGTCGAAAACCATGCGGCTCCCCTGCTTCCGCAGGGTGAGACGGACGGTCCACGAGCCTTCCCTGGACTCGATGGCCGCGCTGTCGCTCCACTCGCCGTCCGGGATCGCCTCCAGGCGCTTGCGCAGCGCCCGCTCGGAGTAATCGATCATCTGGGCGGCCACGGCGTCCATGAGATCGACGCCGTGGAGCGTATAGAACCGATGCAGGCGCGACTTGGCCACGCTGTGGCCGGCGAGCTGACAGTTGATGTCCAGGGCCACCATGTCGGGGCGCCGGGTCATGTTGATCAGAGTGTCGAACACGTCCTTCCGCAGGTTGCCCCGGTCCACCAGCTTGATGCCGGGGATGCGCAGGCCCTCGTGGCAAATCTCCTTGGCCTCCGGGGAGTCGCCGCCCGGCGACATGGCGCCGATGTCCATCACGTGCACGAACGAAGCGCTCCATGCGATCAGGCGCCCCTCCACGTGGATGGGAGAGATGAGGTAGACGTCCGACTGGTGCACCGCCGAAACGTAGGGGTCGTTCAGGAGAAAGACGTCGTCCTCGTTCACCCCGTCGTACTCGGCGAAGCGTTCGATGATCCACTTGACCGTGAACCCGGCGCAGGCCACGTGCCAGGGCATGGACTCGCCGGTGGCCAGGATCTCGCCGTCGGCGCGGTAGAGCGAGGCCATGTAGTCGTGCATCTGGGTGGTGTTCACCGTGCCGCCTACCCGCTCGATGGTCGTGCCCATCTCCTTGGCGATGCGCTGGAGCCGGTGCGAGAGGATCTCGAAGGTCACCGGATCCACGGTGCGGCCGTCATCCTTGCGAGCCATCGTCTTCCCTCCTGGAAAGGGCCGCGCGCGAGCCCACCGAGATACGGATGTTGCCCAGATTGTCCATCACCGCCCGGTCGCCCGGGTTGATCAGGATGGTCGTGATGGGCGTCTCGATGACGCCCGGCTCGGCGATGACCATGCCCGGGCGCATCCGCGCGACGTCGTAAAGTGCCGTGGGCACGAAGTCGCCGAACTCCTCGAAATAAATCGGCCGGGTGCCCTTGCGGGCCGCCGACGCCTCGCCGCCGCCCTCCCGCGGCCGCAGGGCGGGCTTGGGCAGCGCCCCCGAGCCCGTGACGCGCAGGGTGACGATCTCCCGTCCGGCGGCGCGGTAGGCGGAACCCTTGCCGTAGGCGTTCTCGTAGAGCTCGTCGAAACGCGCGTACACGGCTTCGAGATCCTCTTCGGTCAGAGGCGCCTCGCCCGGCGGGATCGGAACGTTGATCTCGTGGACCTGGTAGCGGTAGCGCATGTCCACGCTCCGGGCCAGGGTGATGTCGCCGTCGCCGAAACCCGCCTCCTCCAGGCTGCGGCGCACCTTGGCCAGGACCGGGGAGAAGGAGCCGTTCAAGTGGTCGGCGGGCACCGGCACCAGGGAACGGTCGGAGACCCCCTCCTCGTACACCACGTCCGACGCCACCAGGCCCACGGCGCCGTGCACCGAGGCGGTCACCGGGACCACCACCTGCTCGATGCCCAGCTCGGCCGCGAACCGTCCCGCGTGTACCGGGCAGGCGCCGCCGAAGGCGAACATCGTGTCACCCCGTGGATCGTGCCCCCGCTGGATGGTGGCGTTGCGGATCAGGTCGCTCATCTGGGCGTTGACGATGCGGTGGATGGCGCCGGCGGCCTCGGTGACGCTCATGCCCAGGGGCGCGGCCACCCTCTCCGTCACCGCCCGGCGCGCCGCGTCCGCGTCGAGAGCGATCTGTCCGCCGAGGAAATACTCGGGATTCAGGTACCCGAGGATCAGGCTCGCGTCGGTGACCGTGGGCTCGTTGCCGCCGCGGTTGTAGCACACCGGTCCGGGGCTGGCTCCGGCGCCGCGCGGACCGACCTTGAGAAGACCCGTCTCCTCCTCGATCCAGGCAATGCTGCCGCCTCCGGCGCCGATGGACTCCACCCAGATCTTGGGGGACAAGAGCCGGTAGCGCAGGAAGATGGGCTGGTAGTCCCGTTCGATGACCGCGTCGCGGATGATCCCGACCTTGAACGTGGTGCCACCCATGTCCGCGGCCACGATGTTGTCGATGCCGGTCAACCCGCCCATGTAGCGGCACGCCGCGACCCCGGCCGCCGGACCCGACTCGATGGTACCCACCGCCTTGCGCACCGAATCGTCCACCCCCAAAACACCGCCGTACGCCTGCATGATCAATGGCTCGCGCCGAAGCCCACGGTCGCGCAGCAGCGCGCGCAGGTCGTTCAGGTACGCGCCGATCTTCGGGCCGATGTAGGCGTTGAAGACCGTCGTGGCCGTGCGTTCGTACTCCCCCTGGAAGGAGGCCGCCTCGCTGGAGAGAGTCACGAACAGGTCCGGGTAGCGCTGCCGCAGCAGTTCCCCGAGCATGCGCTCGTGGCGGTCGTTGGCGATGGACCAGATCAGCGACACCGCGACGGACTCGACGCCGTTGTCCACGAGCTTGCGGATGGCGCCCTCGGACTCGGCTTCGTCCAGGCCCACGAGCACGTCGCCCTCGAAGTCCACGCGCTCGTTGACCTCGGCGATGCGCCGCCTGGGGACGAGGGGCTCCGGCTTGGTGAGAGCGGCCATGTGGTGCGCCTCGGACTCGGGGAGTCCGGCCACCACGCCGCCGCGCATCATCAGGATGGTGTCGCCGAACCCGGCCGTGGCGATGAGCCCGGTGCGCGCGCCGCTGCGCGTGATCAGCGTGTTATCGCCGATGGTGGACGCGTGGTAGAAGAGGCGCGTGGCGCTCAACAACCCGCGCTCGTCCTCCATGCCGAGGTTGCGCGCCGCGTCGCGCACCGCGTCGATCACGCCCAGGGCAAAGTTCCGCGGCGTCGAGGAAGCCTTGCCCAGGGTCATGCTCCCCTCGCCGCTCACCGCGACACAATCGGTGAACGTGCCGCCGATGTCGACGCCGACGATGTAGTTGTCGCTCACGCTCGTAGAAGGCGGACCCGCGCCCGCT from Deltaproteobacteria bacterium encodes the following:
- a CDS encoding hydantoinase B/oxoprolinase family protein, whose amino-acid sequence is MARKDDGRTVDPVTFEILSHRLQRIAKEMGTTIERVGGTVNTTQMHDYMASLYRADGEILATGESMPWHVACAGFTVKWIIERFAEYDGVNEDDVFLLNDPYVSAVHQSDVYLISPIHVEGRLIAWSASFVHVMDIGAMSPGGDSPEAKEICHEGLRIPGIKLVDRGNLRKDVFDTLINMTRRPDMVALDINCQLAGHSVAKSRLHRFYTLHGVDLMDAVAAQMIDYSERALRKRLEAIPDGEWSDSAAIESREGSWTVRLTLRKQGSRMVFDFTGTDPQASVGVNLPYHATFGTCFEGLVETVAYDFPRNHGLFRPIETIAPPGTLVNVTHPAPVSLNTTSGGATAKYVVVSVLNGMLAGSEAWRDEIMVRIWGGRRVRTSGVNQHGMFYSTSLAMSPLSGSGARATMDGVDTTKLDFMTCPNVEWLEMNCPMLFLYRRQAKDQQGAGRFRGGTGAEMAFSVHKAPEGKIEGVAFGVAGLVNGGRGIFGGYPGAPSILVHLEGTALGEKLRANRVPQALDELGGTPRVLPYASFELGPDDVLYYTLGMGGGYGSPLDRDPLAVLKDVEDELVSVETARDVYGVVIDPDSLTVDIPATEEVRRQRLLENRGAGS
- a CDS encoding hydantoinase/oxoprolinase family protein; translated protein: MSDNYIVGVDIGGTFTDCVAVSGEGSMTLGKASSTPRNFALGVIDAVRDAARNLGMEDERGLLSATRLFYHASTIGDNTLITRSGARTGLIATAGFGDTILMMRGGVVAGLPESEAHHMAALTKPEPLVPRRRIAEVNERVDFEGDVLVGLDEAESEGAIRKLVDNGVESVAVSLIWSIANDRHERMLGELLRQRYPDLFVTLSSEAASFQGEYERTATTVFNAYIGPKIGAYLNDLRALLRDRGLRREPLIMQAYGGVLGVDDSVRKAVGTIESGPAAGVAACRYMGGLTGIDNIVAADMGGTTFKVGIIRDAVIERDYQPIFLRYRLLSPKIWVESIGAGGGSIAWIEEETGLLKVGPRGAGASPGPVCYNRGGNEPTVTDASLILGYLNPEYFLGGQIALDADAARRAVTERVAAPLGMSVTEAAGAIHRIVNAQMSDLIRNATIQRGHDPRGDTMFAFGGACPVHAGRFAAELGIEQVVVPVTASVHGAVGLVASDVVYEEGVSDRSLVPVPADHLNGSFSPVLAKVRRSLEEAGFGDGDITLARSVDMRYRYQVHEINVPIPPGEAPLTEEDLEAVYARFDELYENAYGKGSAYRAAGREIVTLRVTGSGALPKPALRPREGGGEASAARKGTRPIYFEEFGDFVPTALYDVARMRPGMVIAEPGVIETPITTILINPGDRAVMDNLGNIRISVGSRAALSRREDDGSQG